The Leptospira sp. WS39.C2 genome contains a region encoding:
- a CDS encoding PDZ domain-containing protein → MKNFKSIFLVFLFVFVAPYLSAEEFEDKRVIEARVTFQKTSHQNPWLVGEPFSRKINIIHIGKGLFFGVTLSKQNPVYAEFESFDYSVPKLSIKSYDGETGFLLMESAGMQKLPKPVVLDLKQTDKHCPSGKSKYVYLPFSKTPIKVFVLDQKKTDESDFFFKNQLLCGITISDFLIPTEYVELFLRSGGKSFPHPGFLFDVNLTPSEKEYYSKSFPNPLLVSEVIPGVGPAYNLFPGDLVTMINSFSLSKVDDWDRADKIFDLVLRKSDGRLRELGETVQLKLYRNFQSINVSYDLRAYDSNDFLIPEEAKNRRPLYLIVGGFFFTELSNAYLKEFGSEYRVKSEKKLVYLSDYYQKKVHPVREKIVILSRVFPLEGNLGYQDFQDLVLEKVNGTRISSLSQLKTLLQSEQTTYYAFELSGGKIAFFTKKEILELQQELQSTYKLGRSYNLED, encoded by the coding sequence ATGAAGAACTTTAAGTCGATTTTCCTTGTATTTCTTTTTGTATTTGTAGCTCCATATCTTTCTGCTGAAGAGTTCGAAGACAAACGAGTCATCGAAGCAAGGGTTACCTTTCAAAAAACTAGCCATCAAAATCCTTGGTTAGTTGGAGAACCTTTTTCGCGAAAAATAAACATCATTCATATAGGAAAGGGTTTATTTTTTGGTGTGACTCTTTCCAAACAAAATCCTGTTTATGCGGAATTTGAATCTTTTGATTATTCTGTGCCCAAACTTTCGATCAAATCTTATGACGGGGAAACCGGATTTTTACTAATGGAATCTGCAGGAATGCAAAAGTTACCAAAACCTGTAGTTTTAGATTTAAAGCAGACCGACAAACATTGTCCAAGTGGAAAATCTAAATATGTTTACTTACCATTTTCAAAAACTCCAATTAAAGTATTTGTTTTGGATCAGAAAAAAACAGATGAATCTGATTTTTTCTTTAAAAACCAACTATTGTGTGGGATTACCATTTCTGATTTTTTAATTCCAACTGAATATGTAGAATTGTTTTTACGTTCTGGTGGTAAGTCATTTCCACACCCTGGATTTTTATTTGATGTGAATCTAACACCTTCTGAAAAGGAATATTATTCAAAATCATTTCCAAATCCTCTTCTTGTTTCTGAAGTAATTCCAGGTGTTGGACCTGCCTACAATTTATTCCCAGGTGATTTGGTGACCATGATCAATTCCTTCTCTCTTTCGAAAGTGGATGATTGGGACAGAGCAGACAAAATATTTGATTTGGTTTTGAGAAAATCTGATGGCCGTTTGCGTGAATTAGGTGAAACGGTTCAATTAAAACTATATCGTAATTTTCAATCGATCAATGTATCCTATGATTTACGAGCTTACGATTCGAATGATTTTTTAATTCCTGAGGAAGCAAAAAATCGCAGACCCTTGTATCTGATCGTCGGCGGATTTTTCTTTACGGAACTTTCCAATGCTTATCTAAAGGAATTTGGATCAGAATACCGAGTGAAGTCGGAAAAGAAGTTGGTTTATCTTTCTGATTATTACCAAAAGAAAGTCCACCCCGTCCGAGAAAAAATCGTCATTCTCAGTCGTGTTTTTCCCCTAGAAGGTAACCTAGGATACCAAGATTTCCAAGATTTGGTACTCGAAAAGGTAAATGGAACAAGGATTAGCTCCCTTAGCCAATTAAAAACTCTTTTACAGTCGGAACAGACCACCTACTACGCGTTTGAGCTATCCGGAGGAAAAATCGCCTTTTTCACCAAAAAAGAGATATTAGAACTACAACAAGAACTTCAGTCTACTTACAAATTAGGTCGTTCTTACAACTTGGAAGACTAA
- a CDS encoding lysophospholipid acyltransferase family protein: MEPNQNPADILESLFVIPREVPKTILRNLLELIYDVKVAGSENIPESGGALIISNHTDYLDIPVQGAYADRKIVYLGKYELFHPQEEIMAILNHKNSPFHYPPLSLTKPIIEVLLNSLGSVVKKNLINWGSMPIIRNAAKESEMDKRAAMEYYEKLETYMVDLMKEGELLSIYPEGSRSETGELQSFRAMAAKLAIRAGVPIIPSGIVGATNMSKPKAFLTGDAFKTKIRYQIGKPILPSEFPTGPEKKAAKELTEILENRVRDLMKQAESIL; this comes from the coding sequence ATGGAACCTAACCAAAATCCCGCTGATATTCTTGAAAGTTTGTTTGTTATTCCCCGTGAGGTGCCAAAAACCATCCTCCGTAACCTTTTAGAGCTGATTTATGATGTCAAAGTGGCTGGTTCTGAAAACATTCCTGAGTCGGGTGGGGCACTCATCATTTCCAATCATACAGATTATCTGGACATTCCTGTGCAAGGTGCCTATGCGGATCGAAAAATCGTCTATTTAGGAAAATATGAGCTCTTCCACCCCCAAGAAGAGATCATGGCGATCCTAAACCATAAAAATTCCCCATTCCATTACCCACCTCTCAGCCTCACGAAACCGATCATTGAAGTGTTATTAAACTCGTTAGGAAGTGTTGTGAAAAAAAATCTCATCAATTGGGGGAGTATGCCCATCATCCGAAATGCCGCGAAAGAATCGGAAATGGACAAACGGGCTGCGATGGAATACTATGAAAAATTAGAAACCTATATGGTGGATCTCATGAAAGAAGGAGAACTCCTATCCATTTACCCTGAAGGTTCTCGTTCGGAAACAGGAGAATTACAATCATTTCGTGCAATGGCTGCAAAACTGGCAATAAGAGCAGGTGTTCCGATCATTCCCTCTGGAATCGTCGGTGCGACCAATATGTCCAAACCCAAAGCCTTTCTCACGGGAGATGCATTCAAAACGAAAATCCGATACCAAATTGGGAAACCGATTTTACCATCAGAGTTTCCAACGGGCCCTGAGAAAAAAGCCGCTAAAGAACTGACAGAAATCTTGGAAAATCGGGTGCGAGATCTTATGAAACAGGCAGAGTCCATCCTTTAA
- a CDS encoding methylmalonyl-CoA mutase family protein: protein MSTEILTYTPQNKIRFVTAASLFDGHDASINIMRRILQQSGVEVIHLGHNRSVQEIVQCAIQEDVQGIAITSYQGGHVEYFQYMIDLLKKEGAGHIRVFGGGGGTILPSEIEVLHKYGVAHIYSPDEGRTLGLQGMINDVVKQSDFPAPLSFNGNLASHIQKKNYLALGQAITQMEFSLLQEKTNYSINLEFPPSNKTIPVLGITGTGGAGKSSLTDELVRRYLDDFPNQTVAILSVDPSKRKTGGALLGDRIRMNSIFNDRVYMRSFATREANIAVNRSVKGAIQILKSAGYDMIIVETAGIGQSDSEITEVADVSLYVMTPEYGAATQLEKIDMIDYADVISINKFDKRGALDALRDVKKQYQRSRNLFNDPIDVMPVFGTIASQFQDAGTDELYAHLISVVIEKSKLDWKSKYQKNQIGREASVVLPPDRVRYLTEIKEEIDRNAEWIKKEADLARSAYQLKGAISLLSKKGKVVSDLESEYELVWNSLSVESRKTIETWSETIESFRKEQYSYFVRGKEIKVENYTVSLSHLKIPKIATPRFVDWGDILEWSYQENFPGFFPYTAGVYPYKRSGEDPTRMFAGEGGPERTNRRFHYLSSGMPAKRLSTAFDSVTLYGEDPDIRPDIYGKIGNSGVNVATLDDAKKLYSGFDLCDPSTSVSMTINGPAPMVLAFFLNAAIDQACEKYIRAEGKTNEVTSKIKSIYDTKGLPVPKFDGNLPETNDGLGLLLLGVTGDEVLPKDTYEKLKKDALSQVRGTVQADILKEDQAQNTCIFSTEFALKMMGDIQHHFIQNQVRNFYSVSISGYHIAEAGANPITQVAFTLANGFTYVEYYLSRGMDINEFAPNLSFFFSNGIDPEYSVIGRVARRIWAKAMKFKYRANERSQMLKYHIQTSGRSLHSQEIDFNDIRTTLQALYAIYDNCNSLHTNAYDEAITTPTEESVRRAVAIQLIINRELGLAKNENPLQGAFIIEELTNLVEDAILTEFNRLTERGGVLGAMERMYQRNKIQEESLHYETLKHTGEYPIIGVNTFLNRNGSPTMIPGEVIRSTDEEKQQQISNLKAFQKTNVGKTETAITKLKHVARAKENIFQELLETVKVASLGQISHALYEVGGQYRRNM from the coding sequence ATGAGCACCGAAATTCTGACCTACACCCCGCAAAACAAAATCCGCTTTGTAACGGCGGCATCCCTTTTTGACGGACACGATGCTTCGATCAATATCATGCGTAGGATTTTACAACAAAGTGGCGTGGAAGTGATCCATTTGGGCCACAACCGTAGTGTCCAGGAAATTGTCCAATGTGCCATCCAAGAAGATGTCCAAGGAATCGCCATCACCAGTTACCAAGGTGGTCATGTGGAATACTTCCAATACATGATTGATTTGTTAAAAAAAGAAGGTGCTGGCCACATACGGGTGTTTGGTGGTGGTGGTGGAACCATTTTACCATCGGAGATAGAAGTTTTACATAAATATGGTGTGGCTCATATTTATTCACCTGATGAAGGACGAACTTTAGGATTGCAAGGGATGATCAATGATGTTGTCAAACAATCTGATTTTCCTGCACCACTTTCATTTAACGGAAATTTGGCGTCACATATCCAAAAGAAAAACTATTTAGCTTTGGGACAAGCCATCACACAGATGGAATTTTCACTCTTACAGGAAAAAACAAATTATTCGATCAATTTGGAATTTCCACCTTCTAATAAAACAATACCAGTCCTTGGAATCACAGGAACGGGTGGGGCAGGTAAGTCATCTCTTACAGATGAACTGGTTCGCCGTTATTTGGATGATTTTCCAAACCAAACTGTTGCGATTCTTTCAGTTGATCCTTCCAAACGAAAAACAGGTGGGGCATTACTCGGTGATCGAATTCGAATGAATTCGATTTTTAATGACCGGGTTTATATGCGTTCGTTTGCCACACGAGAAGCAAACATTGCCGTGAATCGCAGTGTCAAAGGTGCCATCCAAATTCTCAAGTCTGCTGGATATGATATGATCATTGTGGAAACAGCTGGAATTGGACAAAGTGATTCTGAAATCACCGAAGTTGCTGATGTTTCATTGTATGTGATGACTCCCGAGTATGGTGCTGCTACTCAATTGGAAAAAATAGATATGATCGATTATGCTGATGTTATTTCGATCAATAAATTTGATAAACGTGGTGCTCTTGATGCATTAAGGGATGTGAAAAAACAATACCAACGTTCCCGAAATTTATTCAATGATCCTATTGATGTAATGCCAGTGTTTGGAACCATTGCTTCTCAATTCCAAGATGCTGGTACCGATGAATTGTATGCACACTTAATAAGTGTAGTGATTGAAAAATCAAAGTTAGATTGGAAGTCCAAATACCAAAAAAACCAAATTGGTAGAGAAGCATCGGTTGTGCTTCCGCCTGACCGTGTTCGTTACTTAACAGAAATCAAAGAAGAAATTGATCGAAATGCAGAATGGATCAAAAAAGAAGCAGATCTCGCTCGATCCGCCTACCAACTGAAAGGTGCCATATCACTTCTTTCTAAAAAAGGTAAAGTGGTTTCTGACTTAGAATCGGAATACGAATTGGTTTGGAATTCTTTGTCTGTTGAATCACGAAAAACCATCGAAACATGGTCGGAAACAATTGAATCCTTTCGAAAAGAACAATATTCTTACTTTGTTCGTGGCAAAGAAATCAAAGTTGAAAATTATACTGTATCCTTAAGCCATCTAAAAATTCCCAAAATTGCCACTCCACGATTTGTGGATTGGGGTGATATTTTAGAATGGTCGTACCAAGAAAACTTTCCTGGATTTTTCCCTTACACGGCCGGGGTGTATCCTTACAAACGTAGTGGGGAAGATCCAACACGTATGTTTGCAGGTGAAGGTGGGCCAGAAAGAACAAATCGAAGATTCCATTATTTGAGTTCTGGTATGCCCGCCAAACGACTGTCAACTGCATTTGATTCGGTAACTTTGTATGGAGAAGATCCTGACATTCGGCCTGATATTTATGGAAAAATTGGAAATTCAGGTGTCAATGTAGCAACGTTAGACGATGCAAAAAAATTGTATTCAGGTTTTGATCTTTGTGATCCTTCAACATCCGTATCTATGACAATCAATGGCCCGGCTCCTATGGTACTTGCTTTTTTCTTAAACGCAGCCATCGACCAAGCTTGTGAAAAATACATTCGAGCTGAAGGAAAAACAAACGAAGTAACATCCAAAATCAAATCTATCTATGATACAAAAGGATTACCAGTTCCAAAATTTGATGGAAACTTACCAGAGACAAATGACGGATTAGGATTACTTTTGTTAGGTGTCACAGGCGACGAAGTACTCCCGAAAGATACTTATGAAAAATTAAAAAAAGATGCTCTTTCACAGGTAAGAGGGACTGTACAAGCAGACATTCTTAAAGAAGACCAAGCTCAAAATACTTGTATTTTTTCTACAGAATTTGCCTTAAAGATGATGGGTGATATCCAACACCATTTCATTCAAAACCAAGTTCGTAATTTCTATTCTGTTTCGATTAGTGGATACCACATAGCAGAAGCAGGTGCAAACCCGATCACGCAGGTGGCTTTTACGTTAGCAAATGGATTTACTTATGTTGAGTATTATCTAAGCCGAGGGATGGACATCAATGAGTTTGCACCGAACTTGTCTTTTTTCTTTTCTAATGGAATTGATCCTGAGTATTCTGTGATTGGAAGAGTGGCACGTAGGATTTGGGCAAAAGCAATGAAGTTCAAATACCGAGCAAATGAACGTTCGCAAATGTTGAAGTACCACATCCAAACATCTGGAAGGTCACTTCACTCTCAAGAAATAGACTTTAATGATATTCGGACAACATTACAAGCATTATACGCAATTTATGATAATTGTAATTCGCTTCATACAAATGCCTATGATGAAGCAATTACAACACCTACGGAGGAATCTGTCCGACGTGCAGTTGCCATCCAACTCATCATCAACCGAGAGTTAGGTCTTGCAAAGAATGAAAATCCACTCCAAGGTGCTTTCATCATAGAAGAACTAACTAATTTGGTAGAAGATGCAATCCTTACTGAATTCAATCGATTGACTGAACGTGGTGGAGTACTGGGTGCCATGGAAAGAATGTACCAAAGGAATAAAATCCAAGAAGAGTCCCTGCATTATGAAACCCTAAAACATACTGGAGAATACCCTATCATTGGTGTGAATACTTTCCTGAATCGTAATGGTTCACCAACTATGATTCCAGGTGAAGTGATCCGTTCGACAGATGAGGAGAAACAACAACAAATTAGCAATTTGAAGGCATTCCAAAAAACAAATGTTGGCAAAACGGAAACTGCCATCACAAAATTAAAACATGTTGCTCGTGCCAAAGAAAATATCTTTCAAGAGTTACTAGAAACAGTGAAAGTGGCGTCTTTAGGGCAGATCTCACATGCGTTGTATGAAGTGGGAGGTCAGTACCGCCGCAATATGTAA
- a CDS encoding response regulator: MKILFVDDEETIRELFWEYFKDEFNVTLASDGMEALAISNQNTFDLIISDISLPKLNGIQFIQKLRADGNQTPFLVITGDSDIQIAIDVFRMGAVDFFLKPFRMEALRSRIKKFENADIDLTLLYNSGEIIQFSGDCKIKLKPQIKKLTSYIAFLTKQILNSPHASPEDLISIKIVLYELLANAIEHGVAGVSYAEKQECLESNLDYFKFVDDRCNGNNSSVFVELLMDDVGVTVVIRDEGNGFAVSQIPNPIENPSANLVSGRGIFLAKMNIDSIVYNEKGNEVRFFKTWNRFVGQSN, translated from the coding sequence ATGAAAATCCTTTTTGTTGACGACGAAGAAACAATCCGAGAATTGTTTTGGGAATACTTCAAAGACGAATTTAATGTCACACTTGCCTCTGATGGAATGGAGGCATTGGCCATATCAAATCAAAATACCTTTGATCTAATCATTTCTGACATCAGCTTACCAAAATTAAACGGTATTCAATTTATCCAAAAATTAAGGGCTGATGGGAACCAAACACCATTTCTTGTGATCACTGGGGACAGTGACATACAAATTGCTATTGATGTATTTCGGATGGGTGCAGTTGACTTCTTTTTAAAACCTTTCCGAATGGAAGCCCTCCGTTCTCGGATTAAAAAATTTGAAAATGCAGATATCGATCTCACCTTACTCTACAATAGCGGTGAAATCATACAATTTAGTGGTGACTGTAAAATCAAATTAAAACCTCAAATAAAAAAACTTACATCATATATTGCATTTTTGACCAAACAAATTCTGAATTCACCTCATGCCTCACCAGAAGATTTGATCTCAATCAAGATTGTATTATACGAACTTTTGGCAAATGCCATCGAACATGGTGTAGCTGGTGTGAGTTATGCTGAAAAACAAGAATGTTTGGAATCTAATCTAGATTATTTTAAGTTTGTGGATGATCGGTGCAATGGTAATAATTCATCTGTATTTGTGGAGTTACTGATGGATGATGTGGGAGTCACTGTCGTCATTCGAGATGAAGGGAATGGATTTGCAGTTTCTCAAATTCCCAATCCAATTGAAAATCCTAGTGCCAATTTAGTCAGTGGTCGAGGGATCTTTTTGGCAAAAATGAATATCGATTCTATCGTTTATAATGAAAAAGGAAATGAAGTTCGATTTTTCAAAACATGGAATCGATTTGTTGGACAATCTAATTAA
- a CDS encoding trypsin-like peptidase domain-containing protein, which translates to MNKFIFIFLTLFLWSETILSQTETEPAVDSIFRSVVLIRNEGFNTENKTQPWMKKNLYTGFGSGLVLPNQTILTNAHVVRDAKRILVKSSFTKKEYLADVKFIGYDCDLALLQVNDPDFSEQTTSLTFFEGIPNLGSDVLLLGFPNGNDSLSVEKGSVLRFEKNRYTYSGLDYRNVLKISANIQPGNSGGPAVQNGKVVGLVFQISTLEQGIAYLISNDIIRHFLEDTNDGKYDGFPNIGFTFQNGNPKSLKQAMKVPTTETGIFVNRIYPSSTFSKVLKEKDFVTAIDGNPISNDGELTLSNKKEFIIDWIEDKQLNSKVTISFYRAGKQNQAEVNLQKNYALELYRDGTDDYFLQAGFVFQPITRSFFHSEDGDLDSSLQYHYSYFIQDLLYRYTTRDIVLSYNFNDPETSKYKKYKYKVVESINGRVPKDLNEFKALWKENKRGMIVLKFRGMDLPIVLRPESIYQMNQRVKKRYGANYEEL; encoded by the coding sequence ATGAATAAATTTATTTTCATTTTTCTCACTTTGTTTTTATGGAGTGAGACCATTTTGTCACAAACGGAAACGGAACCCGCAGTAGATTCTATTTTTCGTTCCGTTGTACTCATTCGAAACGAAGGTTTTAATACCGAAAACAAAACCCAACCTTGGATGAAAAAAAATCTTTATACGGGTTTTGGTTCCGGACTTGTTTTGCCGAACCAAACAATTTTAACTAATGCCCATGTGGTTCGGGATGCAAAACGAATTTTGGTTAAAAGTAGTTTTACCAAAAAAGAATACTTAGCGGATGTAAAATTCATCGGATATGATTGTGATTTAGCTTTATTGCAAGTGAATGATCCTGATTTTTCGGAACAAACAACATCATTAACTTTTTTTGAAGGTATTCCTAATTTAGGTTCCGATGTATTATTACTTGGATTTCCCAATGGGAATGATAGTTTATCAGTTGAAAAAGGATCAGTACTTCGGTTTGAAAAGAATCGATACACCTATTCTGGGTTAGATTATCGAAACGTCTTAAAAATTTCTGCCAATATCCAACCTGGAAATTCAGGTGGACCAGCAGTACAAAATGGAAAGGTGGTTGGGCTTGTTTTTCAAATCAGTACTTTAGAGCAAGGGATTGCATATTTAATATCAAACGATATCATTCGTCATTTTTTAGAAGATACTAATGATGGGAAGTATGATGGATTTCCAAATATAGGATTTACTTTCCAAAACGGAAATCCCAAAAGTTTAAAACAAGCAATGAAAGTTCCAACTACCGAAACAGGAATTTTTGTGAACCGGATTTACCCTTCTTCTACATTTTCAAAAGTATTAAAAGAAAAAGATTTTGTCACTGCAATCGATGGAAATCCTATTTCCAATGATGGGGAATTAACTTTATCCAATAAAAAAGAATTCATCATCGATTGGATCGAAGACAAACAATTAAATTCAAAAGTAACCATCAGTTTTTACCGTGCAGGAAAACAAAACCAAGCAGAAGTGAACTTACAAAAAAATTACGCATTAGAACTCTACCGTGACGGAACTGATGATTATTTTTTACAAGCAGGGTTTGTTTTCCAACCCATCACACGTTCATTTTTTCATTCGGAAGATGGAGACTTAGATAGTTCATTACAATACCATTATAGTTATTTTATCCAAGACTTACTCTATCGTTATACAACTAGAGACATTGTCCTTAGTTATAACTTCAATGATCCAGAAACTTCGAAATATAAAAAGTATAAATACAAAGTAGTGGAGTCAATTAACGGTCGTGTGCCTAAAGATTTAAATGAATTTAAAGCTCTTTGGAAAGAAAATAAAAGAGGAATGATTGTTCTCAAATTTCGTGGAATGGATCTACCAATTGTATTACGACCTGAATCCATTTACCAAATGAACCAACGAGTCAAAAAAAGATATGGTGCTAATTATGAAGAACTTTAA
- a CDS encoding phosphatase PAP2 family protein, giving the protein MKELLLANASLWFSSGPLESLHLLDPSLGGILFVISTICHYLGGSSFFLGLISFVYIYYRPKLAFELSFGLLTSGITISLCKFYFESPRPFPYPEAFDEKAFGLPSGHVYSAVVVWGLLAYRIPKLWFRIVSILIILFMPFSRMYLKVHYLGDISVGFGLGILHLIIVLFLLKQFYERKIDHPFISTNQYRTLGLLGIVLTLFPIVLDSPFLSEEHYHSLSGVLTASGALGGFWLGILFYPRFSKTEFYNWKMPNFNFKFGSEPFSIFWKTFFVRLMVLGIVIGLFYVVPGILIKKSVWKDDLFLRYIRYLVVGFALVCIVPLVLQKIQKGKFLQN; this is encoded by the coding sequence ATGAAAGAACTTTTATTAGCAAACGCCTCCCTTTGGTTCTCCTCAGGTCCACTGGAATCCTTACACCTTTTGGACCCATCCCTCGGAGGAATCTTATTTGTGATCTCTACCATCTGCCATTATTTGGGTGGGAGTAGTTTTTTCCTCGGTCTCATCTCCTTTGTGTACATTTATTACCGTCCGAAGCTTGCTTTTGAACTGTCATTTGGTCTTTTAACCTCTGGAATCACCATTTCTCTCTGCAAATTTTACTTTGAAAGCCCAAGGCCCTTTCCCTATCCCGAAGCCTTTGATGAAAAGGCTTTTGGATTACCTTCGGGTCACGTTTATTCTGCCGTTGTCGTCTGGGGATTGTTAGCATATCGGATTCCAAAATTATGGTTTCGGATCGTTTCTATACTTATCATTCTTTTTATGCCTTTTTCCAGGATGTATTTAAAAGTACATTATTTAGGGGATATATCAGTTGGATTTGGTTTGGGAATTTTACATTTAATCATTGTTTTATTTTTATTAAAACAATTTTACGAAAGAAAAATAGACCATCCTTTTATATCTACCAACCAATATAGAACTTTAGGTTTACTTGGAATTGTCCTTACCCTTTTTCCCATCGTTTTAGATTCACCTTTTTTATCTGAGGAACACTATCATAGTTTGTCAGGTGTATTAACGGCAAGTGGTGCGTTAGGTGGATTTTGGTTAGGGATATTATTTTATCCGAGGTTCAGCAAAACTGAATTTTACAATTGGAAGATGCCAAATTTTAATTTCAAATTTGGTTCAGAACCATTTTCGATTTTTTGGAAAACCTTTTTTGTTAGGTTAATGGTATTAGGAATTGTAATCGGTTTGTTTTATGTTGTTCCAGGTATTTTAATTAAAAAATCAGTTTGGAAAGATGATTTGTTTTTAAGATACATACGTTACTTGGTTGTTGGTTTTGCATTGGTTTGTATAGTTCCACTAGTTTTACAAAAGATTCAAAAAGGAAAGTTTTTGCAAAACTAG
- a CDS encoding oligosaccharide flippase family protein: protein MQKIKKILQILKVELMKEGVLKNSFFVSSSKAISAVTNLVFMIYSVNLLSKAENGKLQYFLGFLPVVLAIAEFGLPNALIKYISPMAEKKENPGAILNASLRIKFYSFLFLSFVTFVAYLTSDENYFVLLLLLFGGIIISFISYFESLFVSYRKYKSLSLWNPLPNVVRLLLLIYFSETNAHPLTYMDILAIFCIAPIFVLFLFFIFFGKEEISFSAEISEIRLNEKKLLLFNLWAFAASIFAILSDRMEIFFLNQFHPPEIVADYGTALQLFSGFIIILATFNSIIYPKMARLAETDEFATVLKKSVFLGGIIAICLSPGILLAEPILTLLFGTKYTNSISVFKILYPNFLLQLVFAPLGTALFALGLPRLLAGLALLRLVFGALFDYWIIPDFGANGAAVSLFLGQIVSWLILTGYFMAYFRK, encoded by the coding sequence ATGCAAAAAATCAAAAAAATCTTACAAATCTTAAAAGTAGAGCTGATGAAAGAAGGAGTTTTAAAAAACTCTTTTTTTGTCAGTTCATCCAAAGCAATATCAGCTGTAACTAATCTAGTATTTATGATTTATTCCGTAAATTTGCTAAGCAAAGCGGAAAACGGAAAACTACAATACTTCTTAGGATTCCTTCCAGTTGTTCTTGCAATTGCAGAATTTGGATTACCAAATGCACTAATCAAATATATCTCTCCGATGGCAGAAAAAAAGGAAAACCCGGGTGCCATTTTAAATGCTTCTCTCAGGATTAAGTTTTATTCCTTTTTGTTTTTATCTTTTGTTACCTTTGTTGCATATCTCACTAGTGATGAAAATTATTTTGTCTTATTACTCTTGTTATTTGGTGGGATTATCATTTCTTTCATTTCTTATTTTGAAAGTTTATTTGTTTCTTACAGGAAATATAAGTCCTTATCACTTTGGAATCCACTCCCAAATGTGGTTCGTTTATTACTCTTAATATACTTTTCCGAAACTAATGCACATCCATTAACATATATGGATATTCTTGCGATTTTTTGTATTGCACCCATCTTCGTATTGTTTCTATTTTTTATTTTTTTTGGTAAAGAAGAGATCTCCTTTTCAGCTGAAATTTCCGAAATTCGTTTGAATGAAAAAAAACTCCTGCTTTTTAATTTATGGGCTTTTGCTGCTTCTATTTTTGCAATTCTATCTGACAGAATGGAGATATTCTTTTTAAACCAATTCCACCCACCAGAAATTGTTGCCGATTACGGTACCGCCTTACAGTTATTTAGCGGATTTATAATCATTTTAGCTACTTTTAACTCAATCATTTATCCAAAAATGGCAAGACTTGCTGAAACCGATGAATTTGCCACCGTCCTAAAAAAATCAGTTTTTTTAGGTGGTATAATCGCAATTTGTTTATCACCTGGAATTTTACTAGCAGAACCCATCTTGACCTTGTTATTCGGAACGAAATACACAAATTCAATTTCAGTTTTTAAAATTCTATATCCAAATTTTTTATTACAGTTGGTTTTCGCACCCTTGGGAACCGCATTATTTGCATTAGGTTTACCTAGGTTACTTGCAGGACTTGCTTTACTAAGATTGGTATTTGGAGCTCTATTTGATTATTGGATTATCCCAGATTTTGGGGCCAATGGTGCTGCTGTTTCTTTATTTTTAGGCCAAATCGTATCTTGGTTAATATTAACCGGTTATTTTATGGCTTATTTTCGGAAATGA